The region aattcctcttatgctcaaCTCTTCTTTCAACACAGTTGCACTTTGTCGTCCATGCACACTGATGTTATAAATCTAGTGGAATATACTACCTTTATTTCTCTCTAGTTTACGCATGTCtttgcattcagagcccatgtctcactaccatggagtatagcatcatacaatctgtctttcactgagagagagactttttgttgccaacagatgTAGTAattctctgaatttcctccatcctattcttattctggaAACAATACTATCAGAGCATCCAGCAgcattactaatttggtcacctaagtagtagaaattatctactacctcaagagagcctTCTGAACATTTGAGAGTGTCTCAGTCCCATGTGTTCTTAGTACTTATTGTTCTTGCACATCTGTCACACATGAAAGCAACCTTATCCGTTAGCCTACCtatgattccactgcatctcttatgtgtccatagcttacactgggtgcaacAAATGGAATTACTTTCCTCTCCTTGAACAGGaccatttacctgatggaaagagagtcttatctgctttcttgctaacaaGTTTAGTCTTTGCTAGGTTAATCACTCTGATCCTTACACTGTTAAACATTGGCAAACCGCTTACCTTCTGCTATTCCTTTTGCTATGTAAACCCGTCAcctagcttcccttttggctccctgatatgtgtgtgtgtgtgtgtgtgtgtgtatatatatatatatatatatatatcatcatcatcatttaacatcttccttccatgctggtatgggttggacggtttggcaagAGCTGgtcaggcaggagcctgcactatgcttctgtgtttgttttggcatggtttttatgagtggatgcccttcctaacatcaacaacACTGCAGAGTGaggtgagtgctttttacatggcatttgcatgggcaaggtcagttttggcatggtttttacagctggttgccctttcaaatgccaaccacttcacagtgtggactgggcgctttttaagtggcatctgCACTGGCAgaatcaccaagtaactttgcaagacaaggaatctttgagaggggaggaggcactggaggaggcattggaggtgGCATTGGAGGAGGTAATCTTGTCTCACAAAACGAAAGGTTAgaatgtgacagagagacagaaactgatgtcttgctgtaaaggaggtacatggttatccatccagagagagggagagaaagaggaaaaggagaaagaaagagagggagagttagaaagagagcaagagttAAGAAAGAGAGCATGAGTTAAGAAAGAGAGCTAGAATTAAAAAGGAGAgcaagagatggaaagagaacaagagttatacacacacacacatatatggtagtATCCATCAGCCTTACAGACCACAGAGAGTGCTTATGGAGGAAGCTAAAGTGCAACTTCTGAAATGACTGTAAAGTCCAATTTTGACATGTAGCCTCAGCCATAAATGTATATTGTCATAATGATTATCAGAAAACTGACCACAGAAGAATTTTTTCTACAAATAGTAATAATCCAATGAAagtacattagaaaaaaaaaacttacttttCGGATACGTTTTCCTTTCTTCTTACCTaaacataaaggaaaaaataaactacaaattatttatctttatttttgctgaaagaaaattatattgctACAGTTAACCATTTCAAAATAGTTTAAAGTGGAAGACGAGTTAAATCTACTTATTCTTACGGGGTGTAGGTGTTGGGCTCCAATCTTCATCTTTACTATCCATGATCATTCCTGCATCATCAacttcctcatcatcttcatcatcttcttgtTCAGTAACACCAGCTTCAAGATCTTCCCCATCAGTTTCTACTTCTGTCTCCCTTGTGTTTTCAACCTGGTGAAGGTTGTCCATTTCAGTACTGAATTCATTAAATGTAATTTGACCtatagaggaaaaaaagaaatcataaatttaatattagtgtatggacacgaaactcggcttgcaaagacctgttggggcaagtgaaagcaaaaccGTGATGGCAcatgtgcccagtgtcgccttcctggcacgtgtaaagacattcgagcgagatcgttgccagtgcccctggactggctcctgtgcaagtgccatgtaaaatacactattttgaacgtggttgttgccagtaccacctgactggccttcgtgccggtggcatgtaaaagcacccactacactctcagagtggttggcattaggaagggcatccagctgtagaaactctgccaaatcagattggagcctggtgtagNNNNNNNNNNagggcatccagctgtagaaactctgccaaatcagattggagcctggtgtagccatctggttcaccagtcctcagtcaaatcatccaacccatgctagcatggaaagcagacgttaaacgatgatgatgatgatgatggtggttattaGTGCATATTAATTATACACTGCATATAGTTTGTCTTAATTAAATTTGTAAAAACCTTTTATGCATAGTAAAAGCTGGTACTCAATACATGTTTTTCTGAGATTAATCTGAAACACAATCAAATAAATTAAGCATTTTAAGCTATCAAAAGAAAACcaagaaaaattaaatcaaataattcTAATATCTCAAATGCACAGTTGTATTCAGAAACCTCTAGTAAAATGGGTATTACATATAACACTTCATGTTGATTATCATGGAAGGTTGAAAAACAATGTCTGCCAGGATATGCTGGTATctatatggatatgaatataaAAGACGAATGAAAAAACAGCTAGGCACATAAGATATCAACCAATGAGATGACTTCATTAGTATAGACCTATATTACAAAAAAGACTTCTCTCCCTGTCTTCAATATCTTTCCAATtgattattactattttctgctTCTAGTCAAATCTGTTTGATGCACCAATCTTCCTGTTTCT is a window of Octopus bimaculoides isolate UCB-OBI-ISO-001 chromosome 10, ASM119413v2, whole genome shotgun sequence DNA encoding:
- the LOC106877282 gene encoding uncharacterized protein LOC106877282, producing MGVKLSGFNTDLTLKFLNGQITFNEFSTEMDNLHQVENTRETEVETDGEDLEAGVTEQEDDEDDEEVDDAGMIMDSKDEDWSPTPTPRKKKGKRIRKVSFFFLMYFHWIITICRKNSSVVSFLIIIMTIYIYG